The genomic DNA TAAATAAATAACTCCGCCAGCTGTCTCAAGATTTCTAGTTTTCGGTAAATCTTCCCGATTGCCTGCACCGACAAAATTTGCGTCGTAATAGCTCCTTAAATGACGGCTTAATTGCATTATTGGCGTTGAATATTCGCGTGTATCATCAGGAACTATTATCATTTTGAGCGCGCCGAAATTATGAGTCCTATATGGCTTTCTGCGGTCCTCGTCAAATTTTTCGTGATCAAGATATGAATCTAAAATTTTATCAGTGTCATGATGGCCGTATATGCTGTCAAGAAATTTTCTGCGCATTGATGCACCCATAGGCCTGCAATTTACTTCGATAAGGACGGGGCCTCTTTCGTCAATCATGTATTCGCCGTGAACTGGGCCGTATTTTATCCCGATTGCGTCCGCTACTTTATAGGCATAATTCACGAGTTCCCAGTGTCCTATATCAAGTTCTTTAACAGTAATAAGAGTATTATATGCATTTGCACCGTTTGAGAGTTTGATTTTATCATAGACTATCATAGATAATAAACTGTGCCGGCCGTTGCATGAAGTTGTATTTACTATGTATTCAGGGCCTGTTATGCGTTCTTGAATAAGAGTATTAGGGCTTAATTCAAGATTTTTGCTGACAGCTGAGAGCATTTCTTCACGGTTACTGCAGATATATACGCCTTGAGTCCCCGCGCCTCTTGGAGGTTTGACGACTGTATTTTGCGTGTCTAGTTCGCTAAAAAATTGTCCGGCCTCTTCAAGCGAAGATACTAATTTGCCCCGAATATAGCGAATCCCGTAATCTTTCAAGGCCTCCTGCATTTTGTCCTTCTGAGTCATTTGAGGGAGTCTTGATACAGGATTCCCGGCGAGTCCTAAATCACTTGATAGTCTCGTAGCAAGCTCGATACCGAACTCATGCCCGGCAATTACAAGAATAGGCTTTAATTCCCGCACCTGCTTTAACACTGCATTATAGTCGGGATTTTCTTTAATGATCGTAAATTTTCCGGCAAAACGCGCATTTATCGAGTCTCTTTCTGCACGAACAGTTTTCACGTCTTCGCTCATATCAGGATAACTCCCTTCGAGTAACACAGGCTCATATCCGCGGCTTATTACGTCATCGATTAAATTCTTACCTGATGAGATATATTCAGCGATTACGATTTTATTTCTCATATTTTGCGCCTTCTTTCTTGCTATAATTTATTACTATAAAATTTTACAGGCTTGAATAAATAATTTTGCGAATCTCCCACATGGGCCGGCCAAGTTTTAAAGCAAGACTCTTAACGTCTTCATATTCGGGGATTTTGCGTAAATTTTCACCGTTTAAGCTTGTAATCTTGACTCTGATTTTGCCCAGTGAAGTATTAATTTCTTCAATATGCCAGTTTAAGCGCAGTCTATCAAGTTCGCTGATTCTTACGCCCTGTGAAGTAGTATGAGTCAAAATTATTTTTGCGAGTTTGCTTGCGTTATAGGGTTCACAGAGACAGCAAAATTTTACACCGGGGCGCGACTTCTTCATGTAAATATTTTCAGTCCAAACGTCGAGAGCTTGAGTATTAAATAATTTCTCTGAGACTATTTCATAATCTTGAGGATTCATGTCGTCAATATTACATTCAAGCAAAGATAATTTCTCTTGTATGAAATCGCTGTCATTCTTAATGTCAGAGTCTATCAATAACGCGCGCAAAACGTTCGGCATATCGGGCGAGTCATTATTTCCGAGTCCGTAGCCTGAAGCTGTAATTTTTCCGGGCGGAATATTCCCGAATCCGTCAGCAAGAATCTTAACGAGTAATGCACCAGTCGGAGTCGTTCGTTCCATAGGCGACCCATTAGAGAAAACCGGCAAACCGTGTAATAAATACTCAGTCGCAGGAGCAGGAACGGGCAAAATTCCATGTGCGCACTTCACAGTTCCCGAACCTACATTTATATTTGAGCATATAACGCGCGGCCAGTTCAACGAGTCAATTAATATAAACGAGCCTACTATATCAATTATTGAGTCAACCGCTCCGACCTCGTGAAAGTGAATTTTATCGGGTGTAGTTCCGTGTACGTTAGCTTCTGCATTTGCCAGTAAAGAGAAAGCCCGCAGAGATTCACGCTTTATTCTTTCATTCAGAGTGCTTGATATGATAATTTTTTCTATATCTGCTAAATTCCGGCCGTGATGATGTTCGTGATCGTGTTCGTGATGATGTTCATGTTCATGATTTAATTTCACGTCAAAATTTATGCCTGCGATTCCGTTTTTTGCCGCGTTCTCGATTATTAGCTCGTACTCGCTGGGATTTAAGCCCGTTAATTTATTGAGTCCGTCAATTAAAATTTTATGACTCGGGACAATGTTTAATAATGCCCCGATGAACATATCGCCCGCAATTCCTGCAAAGCAATCAAGATATAAAGTTTTCACGCGTTTATTTCTCCTTCCTGCCTATAAAAAAATACTGCGCCGGTTTCTTAGTATATGATAATAACTCTTCGAATGGGTCAGGGCTTTTCACTGGGTCGGGCTTGATTTCCTGCGAGTCAATTTTGTGATCATAGGGCTGTGAATTTCCTGATACGCTGCGCAAGATATTTCTTGAATCCTTATCAATAGTCAAAACTGGGACAACTGTAGAGACGTTGCACTGACTAGAGAAAGCTATATCATCAAGATAGCCGATTTTTTCCAAATATTGCGCGTGAGTCGAGTTCATTATAAATTTTTCGAGGTTGTCGCCCCTGTTCTGCCATAATAACATGGCAATTTTTGCGCTGTCAGTAGTCAACAGTTCGCCGCGACTCTGCAATAATTTCAAGATTGCCCCTGCACACAAAGTATCTTCCCATGAAGGCCGCTTTTTACGTCCTGAACATAGAAAGCCTATATTATTCCCTAAAGTCAAAGCATAATCTAAGCAGGCCGCATAATTTCTTAAACTCGCAGCAATAACAGGACTCCCTGAAGATGCAGCTTCTAATAATGCTACTGTCCCGTTTGTCGTTGACATTACCCCGCAGTTATGTTCACGAATCAAGCCCAGATTTAAATCAACCGGAGAATTACCCAGATTAAAACCTTCAGGAGGAATCCCGTTTACTTCTCCCATTAATAGCGGCTTTAAATTCTGTTCGGTGAGTTCATATGTCAAGACTCTTGCTTCATCGGGAGTCTTCACGGGATAAAGTGCACCGCCTCCCAGTTCGAACCAGCGAGTCATTACAGTTGTAGCGCGCAGGACATCTATAACTATCCAGACATCGACAACGGGCAAATAATTATTCTCGCCGCATGAAAATATTAAATCAGCCTCGTACATTAATAAGCCTTCGCAAAAATAGTTAATCTTGCGTTATCATTGCCAGTAATAAAGCACTTGCCCCGATTATCACCCGGCAAAATAACACGAGGAGTCGCCCCGCCCGTTTCGTCCTTAATGCGCTTTTCGTCTTCAATGCTGCCTCCGAAATATGCACGGACAAAGCCGCCCTTAGTATTAATAATTTCCTTGAGTTCGTCATAATTCGCCGCGTCATGTGTATTATTTTCTCTGAAAGTTTTTGCGCGTGTGAATAAATTCGCCTGAATGTCATCAAGTAATTTTTTAACCGTGTCTATTACATTTTCAGATTTAACGTCAAATTTTTCGCCTGTATCTCGTCTAACAAGTCTCACTGTTCCCGCTGCTAAATCTTTTTCTCCAAGTTCGAGCCTAAGTGGGACTCCCTTTTGTAAGTGCGTGAAAAATCTATCGCCGGGTCTAGTGTGAAAATCTGTATCAACTTTTGTATACATTCCGCCGAGTGAGTCGTCAAGTTTTGAGGCGAGTTCTTTAGCAATCGGCAAAATTTTATTAGCTGCAATGCTTTCATCTTTGGAAATCGGCAAAATAACGGCTTTAACGGGTGCGATTCTGGGCGGAATAATTAATCCGTCATCGTCAGAATGAGTCATTATTAACGCTCCTATTAAACGAGTCGAGACTCCCCAGCTCGTAGTCCAGCAGTAAGCAAGCTCGCCTTCCCTGTTCTGATATTGAATGTCAAAGGCCTTAGCAAAATTTTGACCGAGAAAATGACTCGTCCCTGCCTGAAGAGCTTTAGAGTCGCTCATCATTGCCTCACATGTAAAAGTATCAACAGCACCGGGGAATCTTTCGCCCGCAGTCTTCTCACCTGCTATAACGGGCACTGCTAACTCATTTTCTATAACATCACGATAAACGCCTAACATTTTTAGAGTCTCTTCTCGTGCCTCTTCTTGAGTCTCGTGTGCTGTGTGTCCTTCCTGCCAAAGAAATTCACTAGTCCGCAAAAATAATCTTGGCCTCTTCTCCCAGCGCATGACGTTGCACCATTGATTTATTAAAACCGGCAAATCACGCCATGATTGAATCCATTTTGAATACATATAGCCTATTACAGTCTCAGAAGTCGGTCTGACTGCATAGGGTTCTTCGAGCTTTTCACCGCCCGCGTGAGTTACCATTGCTAATTCAGGTGCAAAGCCTTCAACGTGTTCGGCCTCTTTCTGGAAAAATGAACTAGGAATCAAAACCGGAAAATATGCGTTCACATGTCCAGTTTTCTTAAAAGCAGCGTCTAACTTTGCTTGTATATTCTCCCATATTGCATAACCTGTAGGACGAATTACCATACAGCCCCGGACTGGTGCATAATCTGCGAGTTCGGCGGCCTTGATTACGTCCAAATACCATTGTGAATAATTTTCGCTTCTAGGTGTAATATTTCGTGCCAATTTATAAATTCCTCCCTGATAATATATGCATTATTATAATATTTTTATGGCAGCGGGTAATGATCCCATATAGGAACGCCTATAAAGAAGCCAGTTTTGAAATTTTCTTCTGAACTGTACATTACAGCAAATTTCATGTCTACTAAATTATTCGGGAAGTTCACAGCGAGTCCCACTTCCCACGGAGCTTCTATCTTGTGCCATTCTTTATCCATTGCGTAGCCCCAGCCGGCAAATAATTCAGCTGCTATGACTCCCACTGCTGTACGTGTAAGAATCCGCCTGAATGCCAAATTAGTCCAAAACATGCGCTCGGCCTCGATGGGATTTCTTGCGATTGAGTAGAGTTCTTCAGCTGCTCCGAGATAAACGGCGTGGCTGCGTCTATTCATATCGCCTTCTGCAAAACCTGCCCGGAAATAGATTCGCCACATTTCCGAAACTTTCAGCGGCTTGAAATAATTAAACCTGTAAACAATTTCGTCAAAATCAGGCCACCAAGCATTAAATCTCCATGAATAACCTTTTGTAGGATCTCCGGGAATGTCAAGAGTATCGAATTCAGCAAAGAAAGTCGGCCCGATCGAGTCCCTGTCATCGTGAGGCAAATCGCTTATAGAATCTCCTTCTACGTGTTCATAGGCGAGTCCTATTCCGACATTTACATTGCCCCAGACGAATAATTTATTAAATCCTGCGGCGTATCTCTTCCAGCTCCTGAATGGATCATTAGGTCCGGCGGGCTCCCATTTCTGAACGGACAAATTAATTTGCCATGAGTTATTTAATGGAGGCGGCGCGGTCTGATAAGTGAAATCTGCTCCCCATTGATCCCCGAATTTCAAGACTCCTGTTAATGAGTCATATTCTGACAAGAGTCCCCTTGCTTCTCCCTTAAGATAAAGCCACCGGTTTGAATGCAAATTTGTAGAATATCCGGAAATTCCCACTTTAAGCTCCGGAGCCTGCCTCACGTCAATTCTTACAAGAATATCGCCCGATTCAGTCCGGCCAAGCTGATAATCTGCCATTTCTATGCCCTGAGCTTCCGCTAATTTTTCCATTGCGTGATCTATTTCTTCAGGTTTTACTTTATGGCCGACCCATTTTAGAGTCTCTTTCCTGACAAGTTCCGACATTTTAGGCGGCAATCCGTGAACTTCAACATCTCCTACGATTTCACTTAATTTATTTTTGCGCTTGAAAGTATAAAGTCCCGGCCCTCGTGCTGATAGTGCTTTGATCTCGTCTATTTTCTCCATTGCTGACTCATAGCCTAATTTTATAGTATTCTCTGAGCCGCTGGAATCAAGCAATCCTAGCCCTTCAACTTTAGGACGTAATAAAATATCTGCTGCCCGGCCTTCTTCGTTTGTAGTTCTGCGCATTAAAATCGTGAGGGCTTGGCCTATTACATCCATGTAATTCCCTAGTGTATTAGAAGGTGAAAGCGAATCAGAAATATCTACAGCAACAATAGGAAGCCCCGGAAATATATCACGCGCTGTATAGACCGGCAAATTTGAGACAACTCCGCCATCGACTAATAAATGATCGTCAATAATCCAAGGCTCAAATAATGCAGGAATTGACATTGAAGCACGCATTGCAGCAGCTAGACTCCCTTCACGCAATACAACTTTTTCACCGGTATTAATATCAGTAGCTACTGCCGCATATGG from Synergistaceae bacterium includes the following:
- a CDS encoding ATP-grasp domain-containing protein, whose protein sequence is MRNKIVIAEYISSGKNLIDDVISRGYEPVLLEGSYPDMSEDVKTVRAERDSINARFAGKFTIIKENPDYNAVLKQVRELKPILVIAGHEFGIELATRLSSDLGLAGNPVSRLPQMTQKDKMQEALKDYGIRYIRGKLVSSLEEAGQFFSELDTQNTVVKPPRGAGTQGVYICSNREEMLSAVSKNLELSPNTLIQERITGPEYIVNTTSCNGRHSLLSMIVYDKIKLSNGANAYNTLITVKELDIGHWELVNYAYKVADAIGIKYGPVHGEYMIDERGPVLIEVNCRPMGASMRRKFLDSIYGHHDTDKILDSYLDHEKFDEDRRKPYRTHNFGALKMIIVPDDTREYSTPIMQLSRHLRSYYDANFVGAGNREDLPKTRNLETAGGVIYLLHEDEKVVREDCNILHEIEMKYPDLIFQNNNLTFKTPDNSLSIEQVIHKTNSKGSILILSDINHEIKGSCVVTSDQELKSAFDSYEQGIIYLHKGESFADVESLAEKIYTFISKIRQGGRVIVPESTYCNIPYGIKGIEILLRIAGLKIEAPIYESKQENILIASKI
- the larC gene encoding nickel pincer cofactor biosynthesis protein LarC, coding for MKTLYLDCFAGIAGDMFIGALLNIVPSHKILIDGLNKLTGLNPSEYELIIENAAKNGIAGINFDVKLNHEHEHHHEHDHEHHHGRNLADIEKIIISSTLNERIKRESLRAFSLLANAEANVHGTTPDKIHFHEVGAVDSIIDIVGSFILIDSLNWPRVICSNINVGSGTVKCAHGILPVPAPATEYLLHGLPVFSNGSPMERTTPTGALLVKILADGFGNIPPGKITASGYGLGNNDSPDMPNVLRALLIDSDIKNDSDFIQEKLSLLECNIDDMNPQDYEIVSEKLFNTQALDVWTENIYMKKSRPGVKFCCLCEPYNASKLAKIILTHTTSQGVRISELDRLRLNWHIEEINTSLGKIRVKITSLNGENLRKIPEYEDVKSLALKLGRPMWEIRKIIYSSL
- a CDS encoding 2-phosphosulfolactate phosphatase encodes the protein MYEADLIFSCGENNYLPVVDVWIVIDVLRATTVMTRWFELGGGALYPVKTPDEARVLTYELTEQNLKPLLMGEVNGIPPEGFNLGNSPVDLNLGLIREHNCGVMSTTNGTVALLEAASSGSPVIAASLRNYAACLDYALTLGNNIGFLCSGRKKRPSWEDTLCAGAILKLLQSRGELLTTDSAKIAMLLWQNRGDNLEKFIMNSTHAQYLEKIGYLDDIAFSSQCNVSTVVPVLTIDKDSRNILRSVSGNSQPYDHKIDSQEIKPDPVKSPDPFEELLSYTKKPAQYFFIGRKEK
- a CDS encoding proline--tRNA ligase; protein product: MARNITPRSENYSQWYLDVIKAAELADYAPVRGCMVIRPTGYAIWENIQAKLDAAFKKTGHVNAYFPVLIPSSFFQKEAEHVEGFAPELAMVTHAGGEKLEEPYAVRPTSETVIGYMYSKWIQSWRDLPVLINQWCNVMRWEKRPRLFLRTSEFLWQEGHTAHETQEEAREETLKMLGVYRDVIENELAVPVIAGEKTAGERFPGAVDTFTCEAMMSDSKALQAGTSHFLGQNFAKAFDIQYQNREGELAYCWTTSWGVSTRLIGALIMTHSDDDGLIIPPRIAPVKAVILPISKDESIAANKILPIAKELASKLDDSLGGMYTKVDTDFHTRPGDRFFTHLQKGVPLRLELGEKDLAAGTVRLVRRDTGEKFDVKSENVIDTVKKLLDDIQANLFTRAKTFRENNTHDAANYDELKEIINTKGGFVRAYFGGSIEDEKRIKDETGGATPRVILPGDNRGKCFITGNDNARLTIFAKAY
- a CDS encoding patatin-like phospholipase family protein, which encodes MLKKFIYSLIIAVIMALTPLKTEAGVVLVLSGGGTKGFAHVGVMEALEQNGVEIVGIVGTSMGALMGALRASGYTTQEMHKIIAELDLPSLLSENTGPMFVFSGNDRRAKTSTIPALTYIKRNGERGPKGLLTGDKLYNYFSHLMRHVTETHFYRLPIPYAAVATDINTGEKVVLREGSLAAAMRASMSIPALFEPWIIDDHLLVDGGVVSNLPVYTARDIFPGLPIVAVDISDSLSPSNTLGNYMDVIGQALTILMRRTTNEEGRAADILLRPKVEGLGLLDSSGSENTIKLGYESAMEKIDEIKALSARGPGLYTFKRKNKLSEIVGDVEVHGLPPKMSELVRKETLKWVGHKVKPEEIDHAMEKLAEAQGIEMADYQLGRTESGDILVRIDVRQAPELKVGISGYSTNLHSNRWLYLKGEARGLLSEYDSLTGVLKFGDQWGADFTYQTAPPPLNNSWQINLSVQKWEPAGPNDPFRSWKRYAAGFNKLFVWGNVNVGIGLAYEHVEGDSISDLPHDDRDSIGPTFFAEFDTLDIPGDPTKGYSWRFNAWWPDFDEIVYRFNYFKPLKVSEMWRIYFRAGFAEGDMNRRSHAVYLGAAEELYSIARNPIEAERMFWTNLAFRRILTRTAVGVIAAELFAGWGYAMDKEWHKIEAPWEVGLAVNFPNNLVDMKFAVMYSSEENFKTGFFIGVPIWDHYPLP